The following are encoded together in the Poseidonibacter lekithochrous genome:
- a CDS encoding AzlC family ABC transporter permease, giving the protein MKYEKEIKHAFKVSIPVMMGYGVLGFAFGLLLVSFEYPWYLAPIMSLFIYAGALQFVAINFFNAKAGFVDIAIATWFINIRQSFYGLSLLKRFKKTGKLKPYLIFGLTDETYALLTTIKDDEQLKKRWYYFFLTAFNQSYWFTGATLGAIVGSNIKFNTAGLEFSLTALFVVLCIEQYKNLQNAVPFIIGGVASFLALCFVPSDKMLIVSIIGSLILMFTFKRRVENE; this is encoded by the coding sequence GTGAAATATGAAAAAGAAATAAAACACGCATTTAAAGTTTCTATTCCCGTTATGATGGGATATGGAGTTTTAGGTTTTGCTTTTGGATTATTGTTGGTATCTTTTGAATATCCTTGGTATTTAGCTCCAATTATGAGTCTTTTTATTTATGCAGGTGCCTTGCAATTTGTTGCTATAAACTTTTTTAATGCGAAAGCTGGATTTGTAGATATTGCAATTGCAACTTGGTTTATAAATATTAGACAATCTTTTTATGGTTTATCCCTACTTAAAAGATTCAAAAAAACTGGAAAACTAAAACCATATTTAATTTTTGGTTTAACAGATGAAACATACGCACTTCTTACAACTATAAAAGATGATGAGCAATTAAAAAAAAGATGGTATTACTTCTTTTTAACAGCTTTTAATCAATCATATTGGTTCACAGGAGCAACATTAGGAGCAATTGTAGGAAGTAATATTAAGTTTAATACAGCTGGTTTAGAGTTTTCATTAACAGCACTTTTCGTAGTTTTATGTATTGAACAATATAAAAACCTACAAAATGCAGTACCTTTTATAATAGGTGGAGTTGCATCATTTTTAGCACTTTGTTTTGTACCAAGTGATAAGATGTTAATCGTATCAATTATAGGTTCACTAATACTAATGTTTACTTTTAAAAGAAGAGTTGAAAATGAGTAG
- a CDS encoding cysteine hydrolase family protein, with translation MENTTLLLIDFQNDYFPSFKDAKWKLDNTEDAADNASLLLKEFREKNMNIVHVKHEFLSDDAPFFAQNTEGAKIYKNLLPLNSEKVILKHKVNSFIDTNLKEVLDEMDTKNLVIVGAMSHMCIDAVVRASSDYGYNCFVAHDSCATLPLEFDGVKVPSKMVHASFMSALQFAYAKVQSTKKILELI, from the coding sequence ACTTTCAAAATGACTATTTCCCAAGTTTCAAAGATGCCAAATGGAAATTAGATAATACAGAAGATGCAGCTGATAATGCTTCACTTTTATTAAAAGAATTCAGAGAAAAAAATATGAATATTGTTCATGTAAAACATGAATTTTTATCAGATGATGCTCCTTTTTTCGCTCAAAATACAGAAGGCGCTAAGATATATAAAAACTTATTACCTCTAAATAGTGAAAAAGTGATTCTAAAACATAAAGTAAACTCTTTTATTGATACTAATTTAAAAGAAGTTTTAGATGAGATGGATACTAAGAATTTAGTAATTGTTGGAGCAATGTCACATATGTGTATTGATGCTGTTGTTAGAGCTTCTAGTGATTATGGATATAATTGTTTTGTTGCTCATGATTCTTGTGCTACTTTACCCTTAGAATTTGATGGGGTAAAAGTTCCTTCAAAAATGGTACATGCTTCATTTATGTCAGCACTACAATTTGCTTATGCAAAAGTACAGAGTACAAAGAAAATATTAGAACTTATATAA
- a CDS encoding sensor histidine kinase, translated as MFKSGICIKHKSIYFILLLISILLLTLYFQNRISNKNYLNQIETNYKKNFDNYNEFFKKELIKFYELQTIYINKNENIALELIKNDKFLKDIKIVNFEKEKISTKYTSEVLKGKSFLDIVVSQNDIFYKVIVPVKNSANIESYVAYTIDSRYFLQSVKDFDNSNGILFTRDKNKNNDVFLNKYKNSDFFNQMAIKCEEEHDKPVVNFEDGFYVKKIMSLKNFKNEDIASAIFFLDITKDKKAFISTVRESIITSIVLFILAAIIVNYFFSFLIKKINENEEELKQINKNLEEMVEKEIGHRLEVQKNALEEKEKNEQLLLQQSKLAMLGEMIGNIAHQWRQPLMQLSAILMYLDAYNEKGKLTSDKLLCKIKDGNSIIDFMSKTIEDFRNYYKPEKQKEEFLIKDSINSALFIVNSALKHANIKVNRNYSDENLSLISFKNEFSQALLNIITNAKDVLILRAVENPSIDIDVRAENDYIEISLLDNAGGIDEEIIGKIFDPYFTTKHQSQGTGIGLYMTKMIIENNMNGNINIENSNNGAKFIIRLKV; from the coding sequence ATGTTTAAATCAGGAATATGTATTAAACACAAAAGTATATACTTTATACTTTTGCTAATCTCAATTCTTCTTCTTACTTTATATTTCCAAAATAGAATATCTAATAAAAACTACCTAAATCAAATTGAAACTAATTACAAAAAGAACTTTGACAATTACAATGAATTTTTTAAAAAAGAGTTAATTAAATTTTATGAATTACAAACTATATATATTAATAAAAATGAAAATATCGCTTTAGAATTAATAAAAAATGATAAATTCCTAAAAGATATAAAAATAGTAAATTTTGAAAAAGAAAAAATATCAACAAAATATACTAGTGAAGTATTAAAAGGAAAAAGCTTTTTAGATATTGTAGTTTCACAAAATGATATTTTTTATAAAGTTATTGTTCCTGTAAAAAATAGTGCAAATATAGAATCTTATGTTGCTTATACAATTGATTCAAGATATTTCTTACAAAGTGTAAAAGACTTTGATAATAGTAATGGAATTCTTTTTACAAGAGATAAAAATAAAAATAATGATGTGTTTTTAAATAAATATAAAAATAGTGATTTTTTTAATCAAATGGCAATAAAGTGTGAAGAAGAACATGATAAACCAGTGGTTAATTTTGAAGATGGTTTTTATGTAAAAAAGATTATGAGTTTAAAAAACTTTAAAAATGAAGATATTGCTAGTGCAATTTTCTTTTTAGATATTACAAAAGATAAAAAAGCTTTTATATCTACAGTTAGAGAATCAATTATTACAAGTATAGTTTTATTTATTCTTGCTGCCATTATTGTTAATTATTTCTTCTCTTTTTTAATAAAAAAGATAAATGAAAATGAAGAAGAGTTAAAACAGATAAATAAAAACCTTGAAGAGATGGTTGAAAAAGAGATTGGACATAGATTAGAAGTTCAAAAAAATGCTTTAGAAGAGAAAGAAAAAAATGAACAACTTTTACTTCAGCAATCAAAACTTGCAATGCTTGGAGAGATGATTGGTAATATTGCACATCAATGGAGACAACCTTTGATGCAATTAAGTGCAATACTTATGTATCTTGATGCTTATAATGAAAAAGGTAAATTAACTAGTGATAAACTTCTTTGTAAAATAAAAGATGGAAATTCAATTATTGATTTTATGTCTAAAACAATTGAAGATTTTAGAAACTATTATAAACCAGAAAAACAAAAAGAAGAATTTTTAATAAAAGATAGTATCAATAGTGCTTTATTCATCGTTAATTCAGCCCTAAAGCATGCAAATATAAAAGTTAATAGAAATTACAGTGATGAAAATCTAAGCCTTATAAGCTTTAAAAATGAGTTTTCACAAGCCTTACTAAATATTATTACCAATGCAAAAGATGTATTAATTTTAAGAGCAGTAGAAAATCCTAGTATAGATATAGATGTAAGAGCTGAAAATGATTATATTGAAATATCACTTTTAGATAATGCTGGTGGAATTGATGAAGAAATCATAGGTAAAATCTTCGATCCATATTTTACTACAAAGCACCAATCTCAAGGTACGGGAATAGGTCTTTATATGACTAAAATGATTATTGAAAATAATATGAATGGAAATATAAATATTGAGAACTCAAATAATGGAGCTAAATTTATAATTAGATTAAAAGTTTAA
- a CDS encoding aminotransferase class IV family protein — translation MNKEVFFETIKCDDYEVYNLEFHNKRVANTIAMNLNLQEYIYPINSELLRCKLVYDDSGILDVKYFPYKKKEIKTFKLIYDNNIDYSKKYFDRSELDELYEKKESCDEIIIIKNDLLSDTSIANIAIYYENMWITPKLPLLYGTTRARLLEERVIIEKDITVEMLKKSTKLALMNAMIDFDEIKDYSFFS, via the coding sequence TTGAATAAAGAAGTTTTTTTTGAAACAATAAAATGTGATGATTATGAGGTTTATAATTTAGAATTTCATAATAAAAGAGTTGCTAATACTATAGCTATGAATCTAAACTTACAAGAGTATATATATCCTATTAATAGTGAATTATTACGATGTAAATTAGTTTATGATGATTCTGGTATTTTAGATGTGAAATACTTCCCTTATAAAAAAAAAGAAATCAAAACTTTTAAATTAATATATGACAATAATATTGATTATTCAAAAAAGTATTTTGATAGGAGTGAATTAGATGAATTATATGAAAAAAAAGAATCATGTGATGAAATCATAATTATTAAAAATGATTTATTAAGTGATACAAGTATTGCAAATATTGCAATATATTATGAAAATATGTGGATTACTCCTAAACTACCTTTATTATATGGAACTACAAGAGCTAGGTTACTTGAAGAGAGAGTAATAATAGAAAAAGATATAACAGTTGAAATGTTAAAAAAATCTACAAAATTAGCACTTATGAATGCAATGATTGATTTTGATGAAATAAAAGATTATTCGTTTTTTTCATAA
- a CDS encoding transglutaminase-like cysteine peptidase, whose product MKQIILLIFIIFSYTNAYEFKLNKKDISYIKNSPDKTFIVNRLKKYQYLKKKIVNYELYRKLSHMNVFLNKIRSKLDVPSKGLGDHWATPKEFLIGGHGDCEDYVIAKYFSLLELGIKKEKLYFSVVDIKGQSQAHMVLLYLEDKSKTPLVLDNLSSKVLSLKIRKKLQPRFAFNEIDSYKLTNKGFTKKVNINWGKEDKWNRLLKRVYEKNE is encoded by the coding sequence ATGAAACAGATTATTTTGCTTATTTTTATTATTTTTAGTTATACCAATGCTTATGAATTTAAACTAAATAAAAAAGACATATCTTATATAAAAAACTCTCCAGATAAAACTTTTATAGTAAATAGACTAAAAAAATATCAATACCTAAAGAAAAAAATAGTCAATTATGAACTATATAGAAAACTGTCACATATGAATGTATTTTTAAATAAAATAAGATCTAAACTTGATGTACCAAGTAAGGGTTTAGGTGACCATTGGGCAACACCAAAAGAGTTTTTAATAGGTGGTCATGGAGATTGTGAAGATTATGTAATTGCAAAATATTTTTCACTATTAGAACTAGGTATTAAAAAAGAAAAACTATATTTTTCTGTAGTTGATATAAAAGGTCAAAGCCAAGCTCATATGGTTTTATTATATCTAGAAGACAAAAGTAAAACTCCCCTAGTTTTAGATAATCTAAGCTCAAAAGTTTTATCTTTAAAAATAAGAAAAAAACTACAACCTAGGTTTGCTTTTAATGAAATTGATTCATATAAATTAACAAATAAAGGTTTTACTAAAAAAGTTAATATCAACTGGGGAAAAGAAGATAAATGGAATAGACTTTTAAAAAGAGTTTATGAAAAAAACGAATAA
- a CDS encoding YceI family protein — translation MKKVLAGLLIAGSTLFAGTYALDAGHSKLGFKIKHLSITNVYGTFDKFDANIEYDEKTKQLKVLKSKVDVNSVNTQNEKRDAHLKESDYFDVKKFPNMSFELVEIKDDMMIANLTIKGITKKVEFDYENNGVVKDPWGNTKLGFSLEAKINRVDFGLKANKLLDSGGLLLGEKVKITADIEAKKVN, via the coding sequence ATGAAAAAAGTATTAGCAGGATTATTAATTGCAGGTTCTACATTATTCGCAGGAACTTATGCCTTAGATGCAGGTCACTCAAAATTAGGTTTTAAAATCAAACACTTATCAATTACAAATGTATATGGTACTTTTGATAAATTTGATGCAAATATTGAATATGATGAAAAAACAAAACAGTTAAAAGTTTTAAAAAGTAAAGTTGATGTAAACTCTGTAAACACACAAAATGAAAAAAGAGATGCTCATTTAAAAGAATCAGATTACTTCGATGTAAAAAAATTCCCAAATATGTCTTTTGAATTAGTTGAAATCAAAGATGATATGATGATTGCAAACTTAACTATTAAAGGTATTACTAAAAAAGTTGAGTTCGATTATGAAAATAATGGAGTTGTAAAAGATCCATGGGGAAATACTAAATTAGGATTCTCATTAGAAGCTAAAATCAATAGAGTTGATTTTGGATTAAAAGCAAATAAATTATTAGATTCGGGTGGATTACTTTTAGGTGAAAAAGTAAAAATCACTGCTGATATTGAAGCAAAAAAAGTAAATTAA
- a CDS encoding branched-chain amino acid transporter permease, whose product MSSYEIYIAIVIMAVVNYFTRVFPFLFFRKNDLPPYVVFIERFFPAVIMTILIVYSVKDVDFSLAPYGLKEVGGIAFTALLHITLKNYLISIFAGTIFYMALVQYF is encoded by the coding sequence ATGAGTAGTTATGAAATATATATAGCCATTGTTATTATGGCAGTAGTTAACTACTTTACGAGAGTTTTCCCATTTTTATTTTTCAGAAAAAATGACTTACCACCTTATGTGGTATTTATTGAAAGATTTTTTCCCGCAGTTATTATGACTATTCTTATAGTTTATTCTGTAAAAGATGTAGACTTCTCACTTGCTCCTTATGGATTAAAAGAAGTAGGTGGTATTGCTTTTACGGCATTACTACATATAACTTTAAAAAACTATTTGATTTCTATTTTTGCAGGAACGATTTTTTATATGGCTTTAGTACAGTATTTTTAG
- a CDS encoding response regulator transcription factor yields the protein MQLDDLLVLYVNENKEDINRVNMVLEKTVNKVIYASNAEESKNQYKKYSPCLIIIDSDFEDNSFVEFLKEIRCEDIKTAFIILTKNNENRYILDLMELYLSKYIVKPFSDELLTTALQKAMEIIERRIYSNVKLSKGIFFNFETQSIIKEDKSYVLNKKESLLINLFINNPHRIIPYEEIEYHIWNNEVSAGAFKSLIRDLRKKTFKTFIVNISGIGYRLNI from the coding sequence ATGCAGTTAGATGATTTATTAGTTTTGTATGTAAATGAAAATAAAGAAGATATAAATAGAGTTAATATGGTTTTAGAAAAAACTGTGAATAAAGTCATTTATGCTTCAAATGCAGAAGAATCAAAAAATCAATATAAAAAATATTCACCTTGTTTAATTATCATAGATAGTGACTTTGAAGATAACTCTTTTGTTGAGTTTCTAAAAGAGATAAGATGTGAAGATATAAAAACTGCATTTATAATTCTTACTAAAAACAATGAAAATAGATATATTCTTGATTTAATGGAATTATATCTTAGTAAATATATTGTAAAACCTTTTAGTGATGAACTACTTACTACTGCTTTACAAAAAGCAATGGAAATTATAGAGAGAAGAATTTATAGTAATGTGAAACTATCAAAAGGAATCTTTTTTAATTTTGAAACTCAAAGTATTATAAAAGAAGATAAATCATATGTTTTAAATAAAAAAGAGAGTTTATTAATAAATCTTTTTATAAATAATCCACATAGAATAATTCCTTATGAAGAAATAGAATATCATATTTGGAATAATGAAGTATCAGCAGGTGCTTTTAAATCCCTTATAAGAGATTTACGTAAAAAAACTTTCAAAACTTTTATTGTTAATATTTCTGGAATTGGTTACCGTTTAAATATATAA
- a CDS encoding response regulator transcription factor, whose product MKLEDLTVLYAEDENAILQTVTEVLELYVNKVITANDGKEAIELYETYKPSILLLDINMPHKDGLSALKEIRQKDINIPVIIMTAHTEKEYLMNAVELYITKYLVKPFDKDALLDALNSCVELLQNKNDEVLYLNNEIKFNYTKQTIIKSDGEISLNKKERLLLNLLIENKNKVLTYESIEYHVWEDPVSMDALKSLIKDLRKKTSKELIRNVSKIGYKLELNNV is encoded by the coding sequence ATGAAATTAGAAGATTTAACAGTATTGTACGCAGAAGATGAAAATGCAATATTACAAACAGTTACAGAAGTTTTAGAACTATATGTGAATAAAGTAATAACTGCTAATGATGGAAAAGAAGCTATAGAGTTATATGAAACATATAAGCCTTCAATTCTTTTATTAGATATTAATATGCCTCATAAAGATGGATTAAGTGCATTAAAAGAGATTAGGCAAAAAGATATAAATATTCCAGTAATTATTATGACAGCTCATACAGAAAAAGAGTATTTAATGAATGCTGTTGAATTATATATTACAAAATATCTAGTAAAACCTTTTGATAAAGATGCCTTATTAGACGCTTTGAATTCTTGTGTTGAATTATTACAAAATAAAAATGATGAAGTTTTGTATCTTAATAATGAGATAAAGTTTAACTATACTAAACAAACAATTATTAAGAGTGATGGTGAGATATCATTAAACAAAAAAGAGAGATTACTGTTAAATCTTTTAATTGAAAATAAAAATAAAGTACTAACTTACGAGAGTATAGAGTATCATGTTTGGGAAGATCCAGTAAGTATGGATGCTTTAAAGTCATTGATAAAAGATTTACGAAAAAAAACCTCCAAAGAACTTATAAGAAATGTATCCAAAATTGGGTACAAACTGGAGCTTAACAATGTTTAA
- a CDS encoding Cj0069 family protein, which produces MKTQKTIFIIEYAKGSDKGFDGFRPDSKPILRAIEEATSFRTEIVFFKPNKKYQLLEYLKKNAHAVISRINPGNLKQVDEYFQFLKALGDTGIEIHTHPDVMINLDFKDILAKLKGTNLGDDESYFYHKFSDFASKFPDDLKKHGIRVLKTNYGSTGEGVYLVREQEDGSIISTEAVNNEKYFYDDIHEFISKFEKNFEEDSEYAAYFQGKTGFVGCRYLERIKEGEIRVLLVNDKAISVVHKKPQEGEFSATLFSGAKYKYESPKENKWKDVVSLTMEGLQDLKPFLAGQNFPLLWTMDYILDYNEDGSDKYVLSEINCSCVGITTELQYAKDVAQVFVK; this is translated from the coding sequence ATGAAAACACAAAAAACGATTTTTATTATTGAGTACGCTAAGGGTAGCGACAAAGGTTTTGATGGATTTAGACCAGATTCTAAACCAATATTACGAGCAATTGAAGAAGCAACTTCTTTTAGGACTGAAATTGTATTTTTTAAACCAAATAAAAAATATCAATTATTAGAGTACTTGAAGAAAAATGCCCATGCTGTAATTTCTAGAATCAACCCAGGTAACTTGAAACAAGTTGATGAATATTTTCAATTTCTAAAAGCCTTAGGGGATACTGGAATTGAAATTCATACTCATCCTGATGTTATGATTAACTTAGATTTTAAAGATATCTTAGCCAAATTAAAAGGCACAAATTTAGGTGATGATGAATCTTACTTCTATCACAAATTCTCAGACTTTGCTTCTAAATTTCCAGATGATTTAAAAAAACATGGAATTAGAGTACTAAAAACAAATTATGGCTCAACAGGTGAGGGTGTATATTTAGTAAGGGAACAAGAAGATGGTTCTATTATTTCAACAGAAGCTGTAAATAATGAGAAGTATTTTTATGATGATATTCATGAGTTTATTTCTAAATTTGAAAAGAACTTTGAAGAAGATAGTGAATATGCTGCATATTTCCAAGGTAAAACAGGTTTTGTTGGATGTAGATATTTAGAGAGAATTAAAGAGGGTGAAATTAGAGTTTTATTAGTAAATGATAAAGCTATTTCAGTTGTTCACAAAAAACCTCAAGAAGGTGAATTCTCAGCTACACTATTTTCAGGAGCTAAATATAAGTATGAATCTCCAAAAGAGAATAAATGGAAAGATGTTGTATCTTTAACAATGGAAGGTCTACAAGATTTAAAACCATTTTTAGCAGGTCAAAATTTCCCATTATTATGGACTATGGATTATATTTTAGATTACAATGAAGATGGAAGTGATAAATATGTTTTATCTGAAATCAATTGTTCTTGTGTTGGTATTACAACTGAGCTTCAATATGCAAAAGATGTAGCACAAGTATTTGTAAAATAA